In Kordia antarctica, the following proteins share a genomic window:
- a CDS encoding Glu/Leu/Phe/Val family dehydrogenase, with the protein MATMTVIPKKKTKKVPAKGMMDNVMQQFSIAADYIDLHPNIRKILSITNNEIIVNFPVKMDNGEVEIFTGYRVQHNNALGPYKGGLRYHPTVDIDAARALAMWMTWKTSLAGLPYGGGKGGIQLDPSKYSKGELERITRRFTFALADNIGPEHDIPAPDVNTNSQTMAWIADTYMSMRPPAERTANQHVVTGKPEGSGGLEGRDRATGYGVFLNIKFWSEKNNQSIKDKKFIVQGFGNVGFWAAHFLEKEGAKMAAVQDAFGSIENQNGITVEDLFNYSKANNGSIVDFPEAETLDSKHFFATDCDICIPAALGNQITKDNAATIKATLIAEGANGPTNVEGEQILLKRNIAIIPDILCNSGGVVGSYFEWLQNRNGELWQFDEVIAKLDKKMKESFNKVFEYAQREGLDMRTAAYCIAIQRIEKAYIQRGIFP; encoded by the coding sequence ATGGCAACAATGACAGTTATTCCGAAAAAGAAAACCAAAAAAGTACCAGCTAAAGGTATGATGGATAATGTAATGCAACAATTTTCTATTGCGGCAGATTATATAGATTTACATCCCAATATCCGTAAGATATTGAGTATCACAAACAACGAGATTATTGTAAACTTCCCAGTAAAGATGGATAATGGAGAAGTAGAAATTTTCACAGGATATAGAGTACAACACAACAACGCATTAGGTCCATATAAAGGCGGATTACGTTACCATCCGACAGTAGACATTGATGCAGCGCGCGCCTTGGCAATGTGGATGACTTGGAAAACATCTTTAGCTGGCTTGCCATATGGTGGTGGAAAAGGAGGAATTCAATTAGATCCTTCAAAATACTCAAAAGGTGAGCTAGAACGGATTACACGCAGATTCACATTTGCATTGGCCGACAATATTGGTCCTGAGCACGATATTCCTGCACCAGACGTAAATACCAACAGTCAAACAATGGCGTGGATTGCAGATACGTATATGAGCATGCGTCCACCAGCAGAACGTACTGCTAATCAACATGTAGTTACTGGAAAACCTGAAGGTAGCGGCGGTTTAGAAGGTCGTGATCGCGCTACTGGATATGGCGTATTCTTAAATATTAAATTTTGGTCGGAAAAGAATAATCAATCTATCAAAGATAAAAAGTTCATCGTACAAGGTTTTGGAAATGTAGGTTTTTGGGCGGCGCATTTTTTAGAAAAAGAAGGTGCGAAAATGGCAGCAGTGCAAGATGCTTTTGGAAGTATTGAGAATCAAAATGGAATTACTGTGGAAGATTTGTTTAACTATTCAAAAGCAAATAACGGAAGTATTGTTGACTTTCCTGAAGCTGAAACTTTAGATTCGAAGCATTTTTTTGCTACGGATTGTGATATTTGTATTCCTGCGGCGTTGGGAAATCAGATTACAAAAGATAATGCCGCAACTATTAAAGCGACATTAATTGCTGAAGGTGCAAATGGTCCAACTAATGTTGAAGGAGAACAAATTCTCTTAAAACGAAATATTGCAATTATACCTGACATTTTATGTAATTCTGGTGGTGTTGTGGGAAGTTATTTTGAATGGTTACAAAATCGTAATGGAGAGTTATGGCAATTTGATGAAGTTATTGCCAAACTTGATAAAAAGATGAAAGAATCTTTCAATAAAGTTTTTGAATATGCGCAACGTGAAGGCTTGGACATGCGTACGGCAGCATATTGTATCGCAATACAACGTATTGAAAAAGCATATATACAAAGAGGTATTTTTCCTTGA
- a CDS encoding GreA/GreB family elongation factor: MKYGSLILEKKEYVFLKRILNISGYVEDFEVQNSFQQLNNDLKNAHILDEEEMPTDVIRFNSSVLVSSDKGWKKTLQIVIPAEKDVENSKISILTPIGAALFGHAEEDVIQCNFSGGEQKLTVEVVTLEDNYKKIEVPI; the protein is encoded by the coding sequence ATGAAATACGGCAGTTTAATTTTAGAAAAAAAAGAGTATGTGTTTTTAAAACGCATACTCAATATTTCAGGATATGTAGAAGATTTTGAAGTTCAGAATTCATTTCAACAACTGAATAACGATCTTAAAAATGCTCATATTTTAGATGAAGAAGAGATGCCAACAGATGTTATACGGTTCAACAGTTCGGTATTAGTTTCTTCTGATAAAGGCTGGAAAAAGACATTGCAAATTGTAATTCCAGCGGAAAAAGACGTTGAAAACAGTAAAATTTCAATTCTTACTCCCATTGGCGCAGCGCTCTTTGGTCATGCAGAAGAAGATGTAATACAATGCAATTTTTCTGGTGGAGAACAAAAATTAACTGTTGAAGTAGTAACGTTGGAAGATAATTATAAAAAAATTGAAGTTCCTATTTAA